In the genome of Thiorhodovibrio winogradskyi, the window CAAGCCGCAGGCGGTCATCGAGATACTCTCGGAGCTGACCGCCGGTGATGCCACCCTGGTCACGGGCGTGGGCCAGCATCAAATGTGGGCAGCCCAGTACTATGGCTTTCGGCGACCGCGCCAGTGGATCAGTTCTGGCGGGCTAGGCACCATGGGCTTTGGTTTGCCGGCGGCCATTGGTGCCTGGTTCGCCAATCCCAAGCAACCTGTGGTGCTGGTCGATGGTGACGGCAGTTTTCAAATGAACATCCAGGAGCTGGCTACCGTTGTTGCGCACCGTATTCCGATCAAGGTCTTTGTGCTCAATAACAGCTTTCTCGGCATGGTGCGCCAGTGGGAGGACATGATGGACGGTGGCCATCACTACGAAACCTGCTTGGCTCGCAACGAGGATTGCGAGCCCGACTGCATGACCATTGATCAGACCTGCCGGCGACAAGTCCCGAACCTGACTGGTCTAAGTCATGTTTACCCCGGCCTGAAAACGCATCGTATTCGCGGCCCCCTTGGTCTGCGCGAAAGCATTCGCGAGGCGCTGGACCAAGATGGCAGCGTCTTGGTGGATGTGTGGATCGACAAGGCCGAGGATGTGCTGCCCATGGTGCCGCCGGGCAAGAAGCTCGATGCTATGATCGCCTCTAGCGCCTAGCGAAACAGGATTTTCGCGGCTGTTCGGGCTGAAGAATCTATGCCAGAATTAGCCAAGGACGGGCTTGACTTACGCGTCGAATCTGTCGGCGGGCGCGCTTCCACGTCGGGCGGCCAGTTTCCTACGACCTGATCCAGAAAACATCTGAATCAAACAAAACTTGATCCAACAAAAAAGTCGTCTTCCTGGTTTTTAGCCGCCATCGCCCATAACCAGTGAAAAGTCGATAGCATTGCCACCAAGTCGCCGGAGGATTCAGCGATGATCGTCTTCTCTCAACTGCATGCGCAGAACCATAAAATCACGGAACTATCCAACATTTTTCTGTATCTGGTGAAAAATCGCGAAATGTGCGATACAGAAACCGCTTGTGATGTGTTTTTTGAGTACTCGGCCAAGGTCAAGGAGCATATCGAGTTGGTTGATCGGGAAATCTGCGGCCGCCTGATCTCCTACCCGGATCAGTCTGTGAAGAATACGGCCAACCGGTTTTTGTCCGGATCTACCGAGATCAAGCGAATTTTCAACCAGTACCTGAAGGAATGGTGCTCGGAGCCACAGCGGCGCTTGCATATTCGCGACCATGAGCACTTTCTGAGCGAGACCGAGCAGATGTTCGGCCTGGTGCTTGATCGCATTCAACGCGAGACTGAGCACCTTTATCCGCTCATTCGCAAGCTCGAAGAGCATGAAGCGGAAGCTGCCTGAACTGATTTGAAACTGGCTTGAAACTGGCTTGACTTGAACCGGCAGCGCGGGGAGCGCAGGCCGGTTCCCAAGTCGGTGAGGCTATCCCTGGTGCGCCGCCAGTCGGCGCTCGAAATGGCTGAGCAGCCGCGAGCGCAGGTTTTTTTCCTTGTGCTTGGCCGCCGCGGCCAGGCGCTTTTCGGCTACTTGAATGAGCAGCTCCTGCGCGCCCTTGGTATTTTCATCGGCCGGTTGTCGCTGCACGTAGGTGCCGTCCGGCTGCATGTCCCAGGCCGAGCGGGTGTCGGCGAGTTGCACGTCGAGAATGAGTCGCAGCTCTTGGCGTAATTCCGGGTTTTCGACCGGAGCATGAACTTCCACCCGCGCTTCCAGATTGCGCCGCATCATGTCGGCTGACCCAAAGAAATACTCCTCTTCTCCACCATTGCGGAAGTACAGTATCCGTGCATGCTCCAAAAAGCGCCCTACGATGCTGACCACCCTTGCGGTCTCAGACAGACCCGGCACGCCTGGGCGAAAGCGGCAGGTGTCGCGCACAATGAGATCCACCTTTACGCCAGCGCGACTGGCTTTGTAGAGTGAGCGGGTAATATCCGAGTCCTCGAGCGCATTCATTTTCATCTGAATGAGCCCGCCGCCGTCGCGCTGGTGATGCTCAATCTCGCGCTGAATGCGGCTGAGGATGCCCGGTTTGAGGGTGTAGGGCGCGGCGAGAATTTTCCGGTAACTTGGCGGTGGGGAATAGCCGGTCAAATAATTAAACAGTTCGGTGAGATCCTGGGCGATGTCTTCGTCGCAGCCGAGCATGCCAAGGTCGGTATAGAGCTTGGCGGTGCCGGAATGATAATTCCCGGTGCCGATGTGATAGTAACGGCGTAGTTGCGAGTAATCCCGTCGCACCACGAAAATTAGCTTGCTGTGGGTTTTCAGGCCCATCACTCCATAGGTGACGTGAATCCCCTCTGACTCCAGTCGGCGCGCCCAGCCGATGTTGGCCGCCTCATCGAAGCGCGCCTTGAGTTCCACCAGTACCGCCACCTGCTTGCCGTTGCGAGCTGCCTCGATGAGTGCGTCCAGAATGGCGCCGGCCGAGGTGCGATAGAGCGTCATCTTGATTGCCAGCACTTTGGGGTCCTTGGCGGCCGTTGACAGAAATCGCTCCACCGTGGTGGAGAACGACTCATAGGGGTGCTGCAGTAGCAGCGGCCCGTTCTCGCGAATGACATGAAAGATGTTGCGCCTGTCATTGGCCAGCAAGGGATGATCGCCGGGACGATGGGTTTTGTCATGCAGTTCGGGCCGACTCAGTCCCGCCAGCTCAAACAAATCGCGCTTGGCAATCATACCGGCGACTTCATACACATCTTCTGCCTCGTTCAGGCCAAGCTCCGCTGCCAGCATGCCGCGATGCACAGGGTCCATGCCGGCCTGTACTTCCAGACGCACAATGGGCGCGAAGTGGCGCTCGCGCAGCTCGGTCTCGATCATTTCCAGCAGGTCGTTGGCCGCTTCGGCTTCTGGCTCGACAATGGCATTGCGGGTGACGCGGAACAGCTCACAGCTTTCGATTTCCATGCCGGGAAAGAGCATGTCGAGGTTGTTCGCGATCAAGTCATCCAGGGTGACAAAGGTATTGACATCATCGACCTGAATCAGCCGCTTGGACACATCCTTGCTGACCGGTACCTTGATGCGCGCCATGTAGGTCTCGTTACCGCCGGGGAAGCGCAGTCGCACCAGCAGGTTGAGCGCCAGGTTGGAGATGAAGGGGAAAGGATGGGTTGGGTCCATCGCCAGGGGCGTGATCATGGGGAAAATGTTGGTGCGGAAGTGCTCACGCAGGCGTTGGCGCGCATCCTCGGGTAGCTCGCTGATGCCAACCAGGCGAATATCCTGGGCTGTCAGCTCTTCGATCAGGCTGTTGAATAGCCGCATCTGATCGTCCTGAATCTGGGCGATCATCTCGCGGCATTCCGCCAGTTGTTGCTCTGGCGTGCGCCCGTCGATGGTGCGCGAATGCACCCCGGCGGCAAGCTGCTGCTTGAGCCCGCCGATGCGCTTCATGAAAAACTCATCGAGGTTGTTGCTGACGATGGCCAGAAACTTCACCCGCTCCAGCAGCGGCGTGCGCGGGTCTTGGCCCTCGTGCAGTACCCGTTGGTTAAAGGCCAGCCAGGTCAGCTCCCGGTTTAAGTAGAGTGCCGGGTCATCAAGGTCGATTTCCTCGGGAGGTGGGAGCGCCTGGGCGGGACCGGTGTCGGATTTGGATTCAGATGTCGATGGGGCGAAATCCTCATCCGCAGATGCGGATGCGGCAACAGGTTCAAGAGGCGCATCCTCGGTCTCCTTAAGGGCCAGATCCCCATCAAGGGTATCCTGATCAAAGGCGTCCCCATCGAGAGACCCTGTGCCGAGTTCCTCTGGATCGCCCGGCTCCGACTCCTTGGCGTGTGGGGCATTGGATTCGGGTTCCATCGCACGTGGGGAGACGGAATCCTGGGCATCGGTGGTATCAGTGAAAGTCATGGGCGTGTCCTGATCAGCAGTGTGGAACAGCGACGGGGCTGGCATCCGGCCGGGATAAACGCGTTATGCTAGCAGCCTTTCGCCTCACTTGTGTTGCTAGAAGTTGACTGAATGACCATGGCCTTTGAAGAGGATGTGCGCGACCGCCTGTTTGCAAGCATGGAGGTGGTGCCCGGAGATTTTACTTTTGATGATTCAGTCGCGCGGGTGTTTTCCGACATGATCTGTCGTTCCGTGCCCTGTTATCGCGATCTGGTGCAACTGATGGCCGTTCTGGCTGGGCGTTTTCTGCACTCTGGCGCCATTTGCTTCGACCTCGGTTGCTCCCTTGGCGCCGTGAGCGCGGCGCTGCTCGGGCAGTATTCGCACCTGGGACTGAGCGTCATAGCGGTGGATAATTCCGAAGCCATGATCGATCGTTTGAGGCAGCGCCTGGCCGGGGAA includes:
- the ppk1 gene encoding polyphosphate kinase 1; translated protein: MTFTDTTDAQDSVSPRAMEPESNAPHAKESEPGDPEELGTGSLDGDAFDQDTLDGDLALKETEDAPLEPVAASASADEDFAPSTSESKSDTGPAQALPPPEEIDLDDPALYLNRELTWLAFNQRVLHEGQDPRTPLLERVKFLAIVSNNLDEFFMKRIGGLKQQLAAGVHSRTIDGRTPEQQLAECREMIAQIQDDQMRLFNSLIEELTAQDIRLVGISELPEDARQRLREHFRTNIFPMITPLAMDPTHPFPFISNLALNLLVRLRFPGGNETYMARIKVPVSKDVSKRLIQVDDVNTFVTLDDLIANNLDMLFPGMEIESCELFRVTRNAIVEPEAEAANDLLEMIETELRERHFAPIVRLEVQAGMDPVHRGMLAAELGLNEAEDVYEVAGMIAKRDLFELAGLSRPELHDKTHRPGDHPLLANDRRNIFHVIRENGPLLLQHPYESFSTTVERFLSTAAKDPKVLAIKMTLYRTSAGAILDALIEAARNGKQVAVLVELKARFDEAANIGWARRLESEGIHVTYGVMGLKTHSKLIFVVRRDYSQLRRYYHIGTGNYHSGTAKLYTDLGMLGCDEDIAQDLTELFNYLTGYSPPPSYRKILAAPYTLKPGILSRIQREIEHHQRDGGGLIQMKMNALEDSDITRSLYKASRAGVKVDLIVRDTCRFRPGVPGLSETARVVSIVGRFLEHARILYFRNGGEEEYFFGSADMMRRNLEARVEVHAPVENPELRQELRLILDVQLADTRSAWDMQPDGTYVQRQPADENTKGAQELLIQVAEKRLAAAAKHKEKNLRSRLLSHFERRLAAHQG